The Candidatus Dependentiae bacterium genomic interval AACGCTTTTACTTCAATTTGACGTATACGTTCGCGAGTGACTGAAAAGTCTTTACCCACTTCTTCAAGTGTATGCTCTGAAGCAACATCTATACCAAAACGCATCTTAAGTACTTTCTCTTCGCGTGGTGTAAGAGTTTTTAATACTTCACGTACACGCTCTTTAAGATCGTTGCTTGCTACGGTATCAGCAGGTGAAAAGTCATTTTCACTTTCGATAAAGTCTTTAATAAAGGCATCATCACTGTCGCCAACAGGTGTTTCTAATGAGATAGGCTCTTTAGATATTTTAATAATATTTTTGATTTTTTTCTCATCAATATTAAGTTCTTTGGCAAGTTCAGCATGACTTGGCTCGCGACCGTGCTCTTGAGTAAAGGTACGCTTAATTTTATTGATTTTATTGAGCGTTTCTACCATGTGTACTGGTACACGAATAGTGCGTGACTGATCTGCTATAGCACGTGTAATAGCTTGTCTGATCCACCAGGTAGCATACGTAGAAAATTTGTAGCCTCGTTCAAACTCAAACTTCTCTACTGCTTTCATAAGACCTATATTACCTTCTTGGATCAGATCCAAAAAGTGTAAGCCACGGTTAACATATTTTTTAGCAATATTAACAACTAAACGTAAGTTTGCACGCGCAAGGTCATCTTTGGCACGTTTATCTTTACGCTGTCCTTCAGTAAGCTGTCTATAATACTTATAGATATCAGCATGCGAGAGACCCATTTCTTGTTCAGCTTTACGAATAGTTTTATTGCTGCTTCTGATAATGCGTTCAAATTCTTGCATCTCTTGTGTATCAGATTCAGTGATATGTTTTTTATGAGAGTACTGTTTAAGTAACATCTCAGCTTGACGTACAGCTTCAGCACGTTCTTTTGTTTTATTGATAGCTTTTTCAATACGCTTGCTTAACTTTCTTATAAATTTATGAGAAAGTTTAATAGTTTGTATAGTTTCGCTAATTTTTTCTTTATTTTTTTTAACTTCTAAAAGCATTTCCTGCTTTTTGTCTTTAATCTCAAGTTGGCCACGATAACTACGATAAATATCACTCTCTTGTTGCACTAAGTGTTTTATAGAGTCAATAATAACAATAAGTGCTTTCTTTTCTTCTTCGTACTTAGGCAAATTTTCTTCGTCAAACTCAGAAAACTGAATAATATCTTTAAGTGGTACGGTATTACGAGCAAGTTTTTCGCCAATAGATACTATTTCTTTATGAATAAAAGGGAACTTAGATATCGCTTCAACTGATTCTTTTTTACCAAGAGCTATTTGTTCAGCTATAACTAATTCTGTTTTTTTGTTGAGTAACGGAATTTTACCAATAT includes:
- the rpoD gene encoding RNA polymerase sigma factor RpoD, whose product is MNKKVKLVDTKAKAKKAEGVDLTQELIESLLEKGRRAGTMSYEELMEFCERNHLGEIETNELLKTLEKEHIELLMQEELDADATHLDDYEKEEEGTKVHLKSQFESSLDFAGDEELEEGEDEDERDIVRESGEVGHIADGVKCYLRDIGKIPLLNKKTELVIAEQIALGKKESVEAISKFPFIHKEIVSIGEKLARNTVPLKDIIQFSEFDEENLPKYEEEKKALIVIIDSIKHLVQQESDIYRSYRGQLEIKDKKQEMLLEVKKNKEKISETIQTIKLSHKFIRKLSKRIEKAINKTKERAEAVRQAEMLLKQYSHKKHITESDTQEMQEFERIIRSSNKTIRKAEQEMGLSHADIYKYYRQLTEGQRKDKRAKDDLARANLRLVVNIAKKYVNRGLHFLDLIQEGNIGLMKAVEKFEFERGYKFSTYATWWIRQAITRAIADQSRTIRVPVHMVETLNKINKIKRTFTQEHGREPSHAELAKELNIDEKKIKNIIKISKEPISLETPVGDSDDAFIKDFIESENDFSPADTVASNDLKERVREVLKTLTPREEKVLKMRFGIDVASEHTLEEVGKDFSVTRERIRQIEVKALRKLRHPSRSKKLQTFFEKEFNIGTDESDSDDMMDDDE